A region of Candidatus Roizmanbacteria bacterium DNA encodes the following proteins:
- a CDS encoding RNA-binding protein gives MQQNKIYVGNLPWSMNDSSLNELFSQFGEISEAIIIMDRQTNRSKGFGFVTFADDASAQRAIEEMNEKEIDGRKIVVTIARPREERSNDRGSFKRRNY, from the coding sequence ATGCAGCAAAATAAAATATACGTAGGGAATTTACCTTGGTCAATGAATGATTCGTCACTGAACGAATTATTTTCACAGTTCGGAGAGATCTCTGAAGCTATCATTATCATGGACAGACAGACCAACCGATCAAAGGGTTTCGGATTTGTCACATTCGCAGATGATGCATCAGCACAAAGAGCTATTGAAGAAATGAATGAAAAAGAAATTGACGGACGAAAAATAGTCGTCACTATTGCAAGACCGCGCGAAGAACGAAGTAATGATCGCGGTTCTTTCAAAAGAAGAAACTATTAA
- a CDS encoding polyprenyl synthetase family protein: MTLQDFYKQHQPKLIEHIYENLDQTYKNYPLPVGAKGIQMVRKSVAQGKMIRGMLVLMSAQMHGVQITDELYDLAAAVEILHTGFLIHDDIMDNDYKRRNQDSVYYQYIKEGKRRKANDPEHYGMSMAMCLGDMIFFLVFEIISKKIKDPELVQCIIGYISQEVQHIGPAQMMDAAYGLITKDPSATEIDEIYTYKTAHYTFSLPLILGAVFSSYVRLPLLKDLGCQMGIIFQLRDDELGIFGTTKEIGKLVGSDIRENKKTLIRHLLCKRANKESRKKLTTIFGNSDISQADITLVRNMIHEYGVLSEINKQILKRKKKIESYLAELSEDGIDVSLLGELLIFIISRKK, translated from the coding sequence ATGACATTGCAGGATTTTTACAAACAACACCAACCGAAACTGATTGAACATATCTACGAAAATCTTGACCAAACCTATAAAAATTATCCACTTCCTGTAGGAGCAAAAGGAATTCAAATGGTGCGAAAGTCAGTAGCACAGGGAAAAATGATTAGAGGAATGCTCGTTTTGATGAGCGCTCAGATGCACGGCGTTCAAATTACGGATGAGCTCTACGATCTTGCAGCGGCGGTTGAAATTCTTCATACCGGATTTCTGATTCACGATGACATCATGGACAATGATTACAAAAGAAGAAATCAGGATTCAGTATATTATCAGTACATTAAAGAAGGAAAACGGCGAAAAGCAAATGATCCGGAGCATTACGGTATGTCAATGGCGATGTGTCTCGGAGATATGATCTTCTTTCTCGTATTTGAGATTATTTCTAAAAAAATTAAGGATCCTGAGCTTGTGCAATGTATCATCGGATATATCAGCCAGGAAGTTCAGCATATTGGGCCTGCACAGATGATGGACGCAGCCTATGGGTTGATTACCAAAGATCCCAGTGCGACGGAAATTGACGAAATTTATACTTATAAAACTGCCCATTATACATTCTCACTCCCACTTATTCTCGGTGCTGTTTTTTCTTCATACGTGCGGTTGCCGCTTCTCAAAGATCTCGGATGCCAGATGGGAATTATTTTTCAACTCAGAGATGATGAACTCGGCATTTTCGGAACTACTAAAGAGATCGGTAAGCTGGTCGGGTCAGACATCCGGGAAAATAAAAAAACATTAATCCGCCATCTTTTGTGTAAGCGTGCCAATAAAGAGTCTCGGAAAAAATTGACCACAATTTTCGGAAATTCGGATATTTCTCAGGCTGATATTACTTTGGTCAGGAACATGATACACGAATATGGTGTTCTGAGCGAAATCAATAAACAGATACTCAAGCGCAAAAAAAAGATAGAATCTTATCTGGCTGAACTTTCTGAGGACGGGATAGATGTCTCTCTGCTTGGTGAACTTCTGATATTTATTATTTCCCGAAAGAAATGA
- a CDS encoding RNA-binding protein yields the protein MSNIVYVGRISADTTEENLKTLFSTVGEVVSVELNRKIGFKQNNDTAYITMTSDKVANDAIATLNNKLVNGSRIRVTEIHSVDRKGHTFFSHYQRRNRR from the coding sequence ATGTCAAATATCGTATACGTCGGAAGAATCTCAGCAGATACAACCGAAGAAAATCTCAAAACACTTTTTTCAACCGTAGGTGAAGTTGTCTCTGTTGAACTGAATAGAAAAATCGGTTTTAAACAGAATAATGATACGGCATATATTACAATGACATCAGACAAGGTTGCAAATGACGCTATAGCAACATTGAATAATAAACTAGTAAACGGAAGCAGGATTAGAGTTACGGAAATCCATTCAGTCGACCGAAAAGGTCATACATTTTTTTCACATTATCAACGAAGAAATAGACGTTAA
- the lexA gene encoding repressor LexA yields the protein MEQDLLTPLKNFYRKNRRLPSYSEMLKIFNVASKRTIYEYVQQLIDEGFIKRVNKKLSPTKRFFALPVLGMIQAGFPILAQQSRSYLTLDEYFIEKPDNSFLLKVHGDSMINAGIFEGDLVVIEQKGDFRAGDIVLAEIDNEWTLKILKKEKGKTFLEAANPMYPPFYPKRELKIHGIVRAVMRKLGGMAN from the coding sequence ATGGAACAAGATTTATTGACGCCGCTAAAAAATTTTTACCGTAAAAACAGGCGTTTGCCGTCATACTCGGAAATGCTCAAAATATTCAATGTTGCTTCCAAAAGAACTATCTATGAATATGTCCAGCAGCTTATTGACGAAGGGTTTATCAAACGGGTAAATAAAAAACTTTCACCGACAAAACGTTTTTTCGCTTTGCCGGTCCTCGGTATGATTCAGGCGGGATTTCCGATTCTTGCACAACAAAGCAGAAGCTACCTCACGCTTGATGAATATTTTATTGAGAAACCTGATAATTCTTTTTTACTTAAAGTACACGGTGATTCGATGATCAATGCCGGGATATTTGAAGGAGATCTCGTCGTAATCGAGCAGAAAGGCGATTTCCGGGCAGGAGATATCGTACTTGCCGAAATTGACAATGAGTGGACCTTAAAGATTCTGAAAAAAGAAAAAGGGAAAACATTTCTCGAAGCTGCCAATCCGATGTATCCGCCTTTTTATCCGAAACGGGAATTGAAGATCCATGGAATAGTACGGGCCGTTATGAGAAAACTTGGCGGGATGGCTAACTAA
- a CDS encoding recombinase family protein, translating to MAKREKLNVVEVITESHSAKESGQRPEFNRLLKELAEGKFNAILTWAPDRLSRNAGDLGRIVDLMDQGKLLHIKTYSQSFTKALD from the coding sequence ATGGCAAAGCGGGAGAAGTTAAATGTCGTTGAGGTTATTACTGAAAGCCATTCCGCTAAAGAATCAGGACAACGTCCAGAGTTTAACAGGCTTCTGAAAGAACTGGCAGAAGGAAAATTTAACGCCATCCTCACTTGGGCACCTGATAGACTATCCCGCAATGCCGGAGATTTAGGACGAATTGTAGACTTAATGGATCAAGGGAAACTATTGCATATTAAAACCTACTCTCAATCATTTACTAAGGCTCTAGACTAG
- a CDS encoding thrombospondin type 3 repeat-containing protein, with translation MKAFLNPITTSLFTILLLAAGAIHAQSGYEYTSPTPSVDSVISNFQFIQNVAPRDEPLPVPIEMPVSTNRLSDYVVVDTGTNTLQPRTIVTRSENIPVTVTVYSSTSSASLLHDGETSTFETYQIDQNPAVTGASVFVSLHYTYEKPIQTSNLVTVLDRNVVMPQRISIQSRNGQNDNWEFITNNASMSSTVYFPQTTAREFLVTLTYNQPLRIAEMNFVQNPTAESYYLRFVARPKTAYAVYSMPEGNVPYIPYLDNLNLTSTTLETVAFNSTRLPNPKYVPPDTDKDGIIDSRDNCISVANADQADLNKNNQGDACEDSDLDGVINANDNCPDMPNPNQQDEDSDGKGDHCDGVESRWVEQLSFLPWIGIGVGFIVVLALFKFSLSKQTPEEASEVMPQNKEDTNK, from the coding sequence ATGAAAGCATTTTTAAACCCTATAACAACTTCACTTTTCACAATACTGCTTCTCGCTGCCGGAGCAATACATGCACAATCCGGATATGAATACACGAGCCCTACACCAAGTGTTGATAGTGTCATTTCGAATTTTCAGTTTATTCAAAATGTTGCACCGAGGGATGAACCTCTGCCGGTACCTATAGAGATGCCAGTCTCGACAAATCGTCTTTCGGATTATGTGGTTGTAGATACCGGAACCAATACCTTGCAGCCCCGTACCATTGTGACAAGATCGGAAAATATTCCCGTTACCGTTACAGTTTACAGTTCCACCTCAAGTGCGTCACTGCTCCATGACGGAGAGACATCCACATTTGAGACATATCAGATTGATCAAAACCCGGCGGTAACCGGAGCCTCCGTATTTGTCTCTTTGCATTACACCTACGAAAAACCCATCCAAACGAGTAACCTGGTCACGGTTCTTGACCGGAATGTGGTCATGCCTCAACGCATTAGTATTCAGTCAAGAAACGGACAAAACGACAACTGGGAATTTATCACTAATAATGCATCGATGAGCAGTACTGTTTACTTTCCGCAAACTACGGCACGTGAGTTTCTCGTAACTCTTACATACAATCAGCCGCTCCGTATCGCTGAAATGAATTTTGTGCAAAACCCGACGGCAGAATCGTATTATCTGAGATTTGTAGCAAGACCAAAGACAGCTTATGCAGTGTACAGTATGCCTGAAGGGAATGTTCCTTATATTCCTTATCTGGACAATCTGAATCTGACATCCACCACTCTGGAGACGGTCGCATTCAACTCCACCCGTTTACCGAATCCGAAATATGTCCCTCCGGACACTGATAAAGACGGCATTATTGACAGCCGGGACAACTGCATCAGCGTTGCAAATGCCGACCAGGCTGACTTGAATAAAAATAATCAGGGGGATGCCTGCGAAGACTCAGATCTGGACGGCGTCATCAACGCTAATGATAACTGTCCCGATATGCCGAATCCCAATCAGCAGGACGAAGACAGTGACGGAAAAGGGGACCACTGTGACGGAGTAGAGAGCAGATGGGTAGAACAGCTGTCATTTCTTCCGTGGATCGGTATCGGAGTCGGTTTCATCGTTGTTCTGGCACTTTTCAAGTTTTCACTTTCGAAACAAACTCCAGAAGAAGCCTCTGAAGTAATGCCACAAAATAAGGAAGACACTAATAAATAA
- a CDS encoding IS1595 family transposase translates to MVCNNRPISKYKRKKILWCFAHDLSATQTSGILGLNRNTVNKYYNNIRQLIYHHQVHQMQRYVGGEIEIDESYFGPRRMRGKSSKRGRGTSFKQVVFGIYERQGRVFTRIIPNCKRRTLHAVMKGKIDLNSTVYSDSWSGYNGLVDVGYDKHLRINHKKNEFSNTKGVHINGIESFWSFCKRRLVKFNGVKKNFPLHLKECEWRWSKSPSILYNELLQIVNVLV, encoded by the coding sequence ATGGTTTGTAACAATAGGCCGATATCAAAATACAAGAGAAAAAAGATACTATGGTGTTTTGCACACGATCTGAGTGCTACACAGACCTCTGGTATTTTGGGTCTCAACCGCAATACAGTCAACAAATATTACAATAATATTCGTCAACTCATATATCATCACCAAGTGCACCAGATGCAACGATATGTTGGTGGTGAGATAGAAATTGATGAATCATACTTTGGACCTCGAAGGATGAGAGGCAAGTCAAGTAAAAGAGGTCGTGGGACGTCATTTAAGCAGGTAGTATTTGGGATATATGAGCGTCAAGGACGTGTATTTACTCGTATCATTCCAAACTGTAAAAGAAGAACGCTACATGCTGTTATGAAGGGAAAGATTGACTTGAACAGTACTGTATATTCAGATTCGTGGAGCGGATACAACGGACTTGTTGATGTCGGGTATGACAAACATTTGAGAATCAATCACAAGAAAAATGAGTTCTCAAATACAAAAGGGGTCCATATCAATGGCATAGAGTCATTCTGGTCCTTTTGTAAAAGACGTCTCGTTAAGTTCAATGGTGTAAAGAAAAACTTTCCATTACACTTGAAAGAGTGTGAATGGAGATGGAGCAAATCCCCATCGATCCTTTACAATGAACTATTACAAATTGTTAATGTGCTAGTCTAG
- a CDS encoding carotenoid biosynthesis protein — protein MSHWYNYTVVVVMLFSLLASFFVSRIGIDSELWIVSLIFMSLFALPSFISIVRLNRKRAFLTLTSLSVASLTIESFAIKTGFPYGAFYYQDSLGPKILGLAPLAVPLGWIPLVLGSYALVRRLRIPFTYVNTAVLLVLLDMVIDPGSFALGIWIWRTPGAFYGVPLQNFVGWFFSGLIGAWIAHFFIGKIIQKAHYSMIILSLVGPVSFWTGIAFFKALWIPVMLGCCLLWLMFFSVRVRSQQ, from the coding sequence ATGTCGCACTGGTATAACTACACAGTTGTTGTGGTGATGCTTTTCTCATTGTTAGCATCGTTCTTTGTCAGCCGAATCGGAATTGATTCAGAGCTTTGGATTGTCTCATTGATTTTCATGTCTCTTTTCGCACTCCCATCCTTCATCTCAATAGTTCGTCTCAATAGAAAGAGAGCCTTTCTGACACTTACTTCCTTAAGCGTTGCGAGCCTGACAATCGAATCGTTTGCCATCAAAACAGGGTTTCCGTACGGAGCTTTTTACTATCAGGATAGTTTGGGCCCAAAAATCCTGGGTTTGGCACCGCTTGCGGTACCGCTTGGGTGGATTCCGCTTGTTCTCGGATCATATGCCCTTGTCAGACGACTCAGAATACCGTTTACTTACGTAAATACTGCAGTGCTTCTCGTTTTACTTGATATGGTTATCGATCCGGGATCGTTTGCGCTGGGTATTTGGATCTGGCGAACACCGGGAGCGTTTTACGGCGTACCCTTGCAGAATTTTGTAGGATGGTTTTTTTCCGGTTTGATAGGAGCGTGGATTGCTCACTTCTTTATTGGAAAAATTATTCAAAAAGCGCACTACTCAATGATAATCTTAAGTCTCGTCGGACCCGTGAGCTTCTGGACAGGGATTGCGTTTTTCAAGGCACTGTGGATCCCGGTAATGCTGGGCTGTTGCCTATTGTGGTTAATGTTTTTCTCAGTTAGAGTTCGAAGTCAGCAGTGA
- a CDS encoding HD domain-containing protein, translating to MKTVTQKPSPDSISIHVPTKNNKLLEKALDMVNTNVEIRTLWNIINTNAIDRLKMTDHGPVHFQIVSNLSLRLLRILAKNGIEPSIVKDFKLTRDHAELVVLLASLLHDIGMSANREGHEEFSLFMTHTLLRELIDFLPIEEKTIVIAETLHAIINHRSGGKPSTIEGGILRVADALDMSEGRSRLPFEAGRMEIHSISAMAIDKVTVSEGEERPIVVDIYMNSSAGIFQTDQLLRSKLKNSGIEKYIEVKAHIKERANKKITADFEL from the coding sequence ATGAAAACGGTAACACAAAAACCGTCGCCGGACAGTATTTCTATACATGTCCCGACAAAAAACAATAAGCTTTTAGAAAAAGCACTCGATATGGTCAATACCAATGTTGAGATTCGCACACTCTGGAATATTATAAACACAAACGCAATTGATCGTCTGAAAATGACTGACCACGGGCCGGTTCATTTCCAGATCGTTTCGAATCTGTCGCTTCGACTGCTTCGAATTCTTGCCAAAAACGGTATCGAGCCCTCCATCGTCAAAGATTTTAAACTTACCCGGGATCACGCAGAACTTGTGGTGCTGTTGGCAAGTTTGCTTCACGATATCGGAATGTCAGCAAACCGTGAAGGACACGAGGAGTTCAGTCTTTTCATGACACATACCCTTCTGAGAGAACTGATAGATTTCCTGCCGATTGAGGAAAAAACAATTGTCATCGCAGAAACTTTGCATGCCATTATCAATCACCGAAGCGGGGGAAAGCCATCAACTATTGAAGGCGGAATTCTTCGCGTCGCTGACGCGCTGGATATGAGTGAAGGACGATCGCGACTTCCTTTTGAGGCCGGGCGGATGGAAATCCACTCGATATCAGCTATGGCAATTGATAAAGTAACTGTCAGTGAAGGGGAAGAACGACCGATTGTGGTTGATATCTACATGAACAGCTCAGCAGGTATTTTCCAAACTGATCAGCTTTTGAGAAGCAAGCTTAAAAACTCAGGTATTGAAAAATACATCGAAGTCAAAGCTCACATCAAAGAGCGGGCAAACAAAAAAATCACTGCTGACTTCGAACTCTAA
- a CDS encoding L,D-transpeptidase — protein sequence MRYIRIVLVTFTMFLFVSFAGIHAEEIITTEKLITVDTSNQMLYAWEDGKIVRSTPVSTGLSQTPTVKSTYKTYWKLPVQRMRGYSSVNGYYDHPGVTDVMYFYKGYAIHGAYWHNNFGTPMSNGCVNVSLAEADWLYEWAPIGTKVVIY from the coding sequence ATGAGATACATCAGAATTGTTCTGGTTACTTTCACCATGTTTCTTTTTGTTTCCTTTGCTGGCATACATGCTGAAGAGATTATTACTACAGAAAAGCTGATTACGGTTGACACTTCCAACCAGATGCTCTATGCCTGGGAGGACGGCAAAATAGTGAGGAGTACTCCTGTTTCCACGGGACTTTCACAAACCCCCACCGTTAAGAGTACATACAAAACCTACTGGAAACTTCCTGTGCAGAGGATGCGGGGCTATTCTTCAGTAAACGGATACTATGATCATCCCGGAGTGACGGATGTTATGTATTTTTATAAAGGGTATGCGATCCACGGAGCCTATTGGCACAACAACTTCGGTACACCCATGAGCAACGGTTGCGTGAATGTATCGCTTGCTGAAGCCGACTGGCTTTATGAATGGGCACCGATAGGAACGAAAGTCGTTATTTATTAG
- the crtI gene encoding phytoene desaturase — protein sequence MKYFVYKNYDSVFDMFDMKFAGVAAKMPVFSTMNSYISKYVTDDRLKKILLYTTVFIGGVPDNTPALYTLMSHIDFNVGVFYPMGGMYSIVQALQDVCNEQNVTIKLGTPVEKINVKAGKAVSVTAGGKEYVADIILSNADMPHTEMALLDEKYQTYPKKYWEKKTIAPSAFILYLGVKGKIKNLKHHTLFFTYDWEKHFADMYKKPEWPDEPSMYICCPSKTDPSVAPIGDENLFILVPIAPGLSDTPEIRRRYEAKIIDILEETLDESIQDRLIVKKSLSINDYKSLYNAYQGTALGIAPNFFQTAFFRPNNFSKKVKNLYYVGQDTVPGVGVPMALISAELAVERITNAE from the coding sequence ATGAAGTATTTTGTGTATAAAAATTATGATTCCGTGTTTGATATGTTTGATATGAAGTTTGCCGGTGTTGCCGCCAAAATGCCGGTGTTCTCTACAATGAATTCATATATTTCCAAGTACGTCACAGATGATAGACTTAAGAAAATTTTGCTCTATACGACCGTATTTATCGGCGGTGTCCCTGACAATACTCCAGCTCTTTACACGTTAATGTCTCACATCGACTTCAATGTGGGTGTGTTTTATCCGATGGGTGGAATGTACAGTATCGTTCAGGCACTTCAGGATGTGTGTAATGAGCAAAACGTGACGATAAAGCTCGGTACACCTGTTGAGAAGATCAACGTGAAAGCCGGAAAAGCAGTCTCTGTCACAGCAGGTGGGAAGGAATATGTAGCGGATATTATTCTATCAAATGCAGATATGCCTCATACGGAAATGGCGCTTCTTGATGAAAAATATCAGACTTACCCCAAAAAGTATTGGGAGAAAAAGACAATTGCCCCCTCTGCTTTTATTCTGTACTTAGGTGTAAAAGGAAAAATTAAAAACCTGAAACACCATACCCTCTTTTTCACCTATGATTGGGAAAAACATTTTGCTGATATGTACAAAAAGCCGGAGTGGCCTGATGAACCTTCGATGTATATCTGTTGTCCTTCAAAAACAGATCCGTCTGTTGCACCGATTGGTGATGAGAATCTGTTTATTTTGGTACCGATTGCTCCGGGACTTTCTGACACTCCGGAAATTCGCAGACGATATGAAGCGAAAATAATCGATATCTTGGAAGAGACGTTGGATGAATCCATTCAGGATAGATTGATCGTCAAAAAATCTCTCTCAATCAACGACTATAAATCTCTCTACAATGCGTATCAGGGAACAGCCCTCGGAATTGCTCCGAACTTCTTTCAAACGGCTTTTTTCAGGCCGAATAATTTCAGTAAGAAGGTAAAAAATCTGTATTATGTCGGACAGGATACTGTGCCCGGTGTCGGTGTCCCAATGGCACTGATATCTGCTGAGTTAGCAGTTGAACGCATCACAAATGCCGAGTAA
- a CDS encoding prenyltransferase gives MIKTILFISRPRFWIYLLGPFLVGFVAAAGISDAVVSPVFWYGFFFFLLPANVFLYGVNDFFDGDTDIHNEKKGIKESLMRASDRAFYMRVSLISFLFALPFFLFLDTQSTLLLAVFFLLAFFYSAPPLRLKAKPFLDFISNILYILPGVIIYQQITKETVPLILLIAAGCWAGAMHLYSAIPDIKADRKAGLITTAVLLEKKNSLVLCMILWGVTAFIVSGISPVLSLAWIYPLIVAAVYAGYMSLKKTYWYFPWINLLLGFLLFIYVALV, from the coding sequence ATGATAAAAACGATTCTCTTCATCTCCCGGCCCCGTTTTTGGATATATCTTCTCGGTCCGTTTCTTGTCGGGTTCGTAGCAGCTGCCGGTATTTCGGATGCAGTTGTATCACCCGTTTTTTGGTATGGTTTTTTCTTTTTCCTGTTGCCCGCAAACGTTTTCTTGTACGGAGTGAATGACTTTTTTGACGGTGATACAGACATACATAATGAGAAAAAGGGTATAAAAGAATCTTTGATGAGAGCTTCTGATAGAGCTTTTTACATGAGGGTATCTTTAATATCCTTTTTGTTTGCCTTGCCGTTTTTTTTGTTCCTGGATACTCAATCCACATTGCTGCTCGCAGTATTTTTTTTGCTTGCATTTTTTTACAGTGCTCCTCCGCTTCGATTAAAGGCGAAACCGTTTCTGGATTTTATCAGCAATATTTTGTACATACTTCCCGGAGTCATTATTTACCAGCAAATTACTAAAGAAACGGTACCTCTTATACTGCTTATTGCAGCAGGATGTTGGGCAGGAGCGATGCATTTGTATTCTGCCATACCGGACATTAAGGCAGACCGAAAAGCGGGATTAATTACAACTGCAGTTTTGCTGGAGAAAAAAAATAGTCTGGTTTTATGTATGATTTTATGGGGAGTAACAGCATTTATTGTGTCAGGAATATCACCGGTGCTGTCTTTAGCCTGGATATATCCTCTCATTGTTGCAGCCGTTTACGCAGGATATATGTCCCTTAAAAAAACGTACTGGTATTTCCCCTGGATTAATTTGTTGTTAGGTTTTTTATTATTTATCTATGTCGCACTGGTATAA
- a CDS encoding DUF2339 domain-containing protein: MELLGFLSIILSLVALFKVNSLSKKIDSLTNPVTSPSQAETQVSATQKAPQVSTQSIQKPTRTLPVTEKGPVEKFFAWYAHEWPLKTGAFFILLGFLWLVTYAFLNNWIGPAGRITFGIIAGALVLLFGERRMQKFKTQGITLIGLGAGIVIITTYAAQEVYQMFPPQLALTFMVLTMIYTSFVSLRYKVLSLAVFSLCIGGIAPLLIGSEEKSIVGLYGYLLAVVISNIWIARYGKWKILSFLSVVLISLYSVTFFISSAETLKTTLSPKEFLEISFFAVTFCSLFYFSTLASIITSRKATTIDLQTAALVGFFSLAWINALTMPVYKSVVVLIATFAYAGGAYMVYLRTKIPSAVQVYTVVSMILLAVATAFEFDGPALTIAFSIEALILPIISSRLLGTTMTKYMLLYHILPIALGINALAGLSDMHFAREFTILLFVTLSTFLSGCYFYYADGKEDHDLHSASILLVIVGAVYGLLLIWRTTSEIIPITYFARAVALVLYTVIGLSSYVVAGLQDRPVLKKFGLGLLIAVIGRLLVVEIWSMELTGRIITFFLIGLLFIGSVLMGKTKKTA; this comes from the coding sequence ATGGAACTATTGGGTTTCCTCAGTATTATTCTGTCTCTTGTTGCTCTTTTTAAGGTCAACAGCCTCAGTAAAAAAATCGATTCTCTTACAAATCCTGTTACATCTCCATCTCAAGCTGAAACACAAGTATCCGCTACACAGAAAGCGCCTCAGGTTTCAACACAAAGTATTCAAAAACCTACAAGAACTCTTCCTGTTACTGAAAAAGGACCGGTTGAAAAGTTTTTTGCCTGGTATGCCCATGAATGGCCTCTCAAGACAGGAGCATTTTTCATTCTTCTGGGATTTTTGTGGCTTGTGACTTATGCCTTCCTCAACAACTGGATCGGGCCTGCAGGGCGGATCACATTCGGGATAATTGCCGGAGCACTGGTACTGCTTTTCGGTGAAAGACGAATGCAGAAATTCAAAACCCAGGGAATCACTCTCATCGGACTTGGAGCCGGTATCGTGATTATCACCACATATGCCGCTCAGGAAGTGTACCAAATGTTCCCGCCGCAGCTGGCACTGACTTTTATGGTACTTACAATGATATATACATCCTTTGTCAGCTTGAGGTATAAGGTACTGTCGCTGGCAGTTTTCAGTCTTTGTATCGGTGGAATTGCACCGCTTCTCATCGGTTCCGAAGAAAAAAGCATCGTAGGTCTTTACGGATATCTGCTTGCCGTGGTCATAAGTAATATATGGATTGCAAGATACGGTAAATGGAAAATCCTGTCATTCCTTTCTGTTGTCCTTATATCACTCTACAGCGTAACCTTTTTTATATCATCTGCAGAAACTCTGAAAACGACATTATCTCCGAAAGAATTTCTTGAGATCAGCTTTTTTGCCGTCACATTCTGCAGTCTCTTTTATTTTTCAACCCTTGCATCGATCATTACATCACGCAAAGCAACTACAATCGACCTCCAGACTGCAGCACTTGTCGGATTTTTTAGTCTTGCATGGATAAATGCACTGACCATGCCGGTTTATAAAAGCGTAGTGGTCCTGATTGCCACTTTTGCTTATGCAGGCGGCGCGTATATGGTATATCTCCGGACGAAGATCCCTTCGGCTGTGCAGGTGTATACGGTTGTCTCAATGATTTTACTTGCCGTTGCAACAGCATTTGAATTTGACGGCCCTGCATTGACCATTGCATTTTCTATTGAAGCCCTCATCCTCCCGATCATCTCAAGTCGCCTCCTTGGTACAACCATGACCAAGTACATGCTGCTGTATCATATCCTGCCGATCGCTCTGGGAATCAACGCCCTTGCCGGTCTAAGCGATATGCACTTTGCCCGGGAATTTACCATCCTGCTTTTTGTCACGCTTTCTACATTCCTGTCCGGGTGCTATTTTTATTATGCTGACGGAAAAGAAGACCACGATCTTCACAGCGCTTCAATACTGCTTGTAATTGTAGGTGCAGTTTACGGACTGCTTTTGATCTGGAGGACTACAAGTGAAATCATTCCTATCACGTATTTTGCCCGAGCCGTAGCGCTGGTCCTTTATACCGTTATCGGACTTTCGAGTTATGTTGTTGCAGGTTTGCAGGATCGTCCCGTACTGAAAAAATTCGGTTTAGGCCTCCTAATTGCCGTAATTGGAAGACTCTTAGTTGTTGAGATATGGAGCATGGAACTGACCGGACGAATTATTACATTTTTCCTCATCGGACTCCTATTTATCGGATCCGTATTGATGGGCAAAACGAAAAAAACAGCATGA